ctCAGAGGTCCACTGACACAAATCTATTTTAAGTGCACCAGCAGGGGAGGTTGAAGAGGAAATACACAGCTTTGAGTGTCATGTCTCAGAGTGCAACATATTCCCAGTTTCTTGTAAAATACACAGGAAAGATAACACCAGACCAAATATGTGTCAAGGGAATAAGATTATAAAGAGATAAGCATTTTGACTTGCTGCTAAAAATGGTGGCCATTTATTTCATCTTTGGTGTTCACAAGAGAGGCCTGGACTTACGCAGATGCAtgcaaaaatattgaaatgtatttacatttgGCTTTCATGTTTATCCAGAGTGAGGAAGTATTTAATTCAAGAATGCTCAGAGTGAACAGTGGATCAGGGctagtcctgggatttgaactcccaACCTTCAGGTCACTAGTACTAAACTTTAACCTGTTACTAATACACCTTTCTCTCTGGGTTGCCAGGTATGTCAGAAAGGGAGAGGCAAGTGATGAAAAAGCTAAAGGAGGTGGTGGATAAACAGAGGGATGAGATTCGTGCCAAGGATAGAGAACTAACGCTGAAGAATGAAGACGTTGAAGCAGTAAGTGACCACTTTTCCATAGCACTCGTTTCCAGTGACGGCGAGTCATGATATTGAATGGGAGGCTAAAAAATTCTTCTACATATCAGTCGTCGTTACTGTTATGAAGTCATTATGGTTGATCTTGATAACACAGGGTCTCATCTTAGGCATAAAACCATTCACGATTGCTATTTTTGTTTAAGTCAAGTGACTTTTATTGGTCTATTTACTTCTGTTTCTTCTCCAAAGGCATTGGAAAATCAACAATTGAAAAAGTAATCCATCTCATTCATGATTATTGGACCttctattatatttataatgcatgTTTGATCACTACTGATTATGGAAGTGTCAGCAAAGCGGATTTTGACAAATGAGCACCATGGATATAAAATCTGTGGGGTGTTTCACTAAGTGTAATCACTCGATATGATTGTAAAGGACAGGCTATGTTTCTCTACAGTCTgtgctagaaagaaatcagccctagCCTCTACTTCAtgccattctgtgtgtttttacttaGGGCTGTTGGTGGCTATGTTGTTTTTCGTTTCACagtcaaaagtaaaaaaaataataataataattcactttaAGCCATTTATTAACAACAAATAAGACCATGTGGATTTCATTTTGTTCCCTGTAAGAGACTTATTTCCACTTGACTCTGAGGTTCAGTCCCTCCTGCCTTTCCTGTGTGTCTTccagctgcagcagcagcagaaccGGCTGATGAAGATTAACCACGATCTGAGGCATAAGATCACAGTGGTGGAGGCGCAGGGCAAAGCTCTGATCGAGCAAAAGGTGGAGCTCGAGGCGTTCGCCCAGGCCAGGCAGCAGGAGCTGGCGAGCCTGAGACAAGAGGTGTCAAGACTCAGAGAGCGTCTTCAGGGAGAGAAGAAAAGCCCTGAAACCGAGGAGCCACCTGCTCCACCATCACCTGCACAGGTACGTACAAAACACCTCCAAAGCCTCCTTAACCGATGGAGGTATAGACGTCACTATTTCCAGATACAAAGCCAGCATCTCGGCGTGGCATCTATGATGATCTTggagtaaaaaacaaaacaaaaaaaaaatctgttgcgTTAGCACATCTAGGAAAGTTTTCAATCATACAGGTGTTTTTGAGGAGCATTAGGTTAAAGTGATTGGATTTGTTATGATCTTAAAGACGTTTAATGTCACTAGACTCAGGAGACTGTTTATGGAGTAACAttttttggacaaaaataaattgcaCAGAGGGTTAAATCTTCATTAGCAtccattttgatttcatttttcttaatgctttttttttttttttaaatccctttcTCAACATGTTTATCTCCAGCTCAGCCATGTTGAATAAGTCAGGAACGATCACAAGTGAAGCACCAAGCGTCAAAAACGGCTCCTATGAAAGCCCCGCCCTCTTAAATGTGATAGATGAAAttgatcatttacatttatttagtcTTATTTAGCCTCATGTATGCACGAAGCATCATGAATAAATAACTACAAGTTTCtttcacatttatttgtttttttattattaataattatttacaacTTTGTGCAGTGAAATAAATTACCCTCTCTTCCTAAATTAGACAGATGAAAGTGACaacttacttttatttttttaaacttacattaaagagaaattacattttacatttttaagtcTTATTTCATGTCGCACATAacgtaagaaataaaataaatacaataaataaaggcaaacttaattattactaattatttGTAACCTTTACATTAAGCTATTTTGAAGAAAAGTTTATTcatcattaaaagcttaaatgtttttaatacaaTCTTATTagtattttgtagtgttaaaacCTAGATCTTCtcaaaataacccataatattgcaaaaatatatttttgcattgcataagtattcacccccgtTGTGGTGAACCAAGTTACCGTTGCCCTAAATGTGATGATGTCGTGTATCGGGAGTGTTCACATGTACGTGACTGCAGTGAATCAGACAGTACAGTCGGTGTGTCACGGACGAGATGAGGCTGAGCTGGTAGATAAATATAGCCGTGGTTTGGCCAGCAAGCTAGAAAAACTTGACCTACGGGCATTTAAAGGCACAGTTCAGTCAAACAGTATGTGGGCTAACAGTGAATGAGATCTGTCGCTTTGCAGTATGACATCATGCTGCGTGGAAGCACCAGCTTCTGTTCATTGTAAGCTGTGTTAGTATTGCTTGACAGAACTGTGTTTTTTATGAACAAGGAATAATACTCTCTTATGGTTTTTGCAGCATAGTTTTGAGGTCATTACAGGTCAAAAATTGAATAGTGTTTAATCAGCATTCAGGAGAATGTAGCTGAGTGGCCTGGATTTTCTAAAATTGTTTTGATGTTTAATGAAAGCATTGATAATACCCATAACACTCTCAGAACAGTATATGGCATAATTCAGGATATTAAAATTATACTCATCTCTCAGCCCTACTTTGcactacatttttcttttattgaaaAGATTTAGTTTATTCATCTTTTGTGTAACGCTTCataccttcttttttttaaaattattattaccaACAAGTCTTAAAGCCGCAACTCAAGAGAACTTGTCTTATTAATGCCCTTGTCTTGGGTCAGAATTTACTCCCCAAGCCCGTGCTATCATGCGATCCGCCGCCGTCCCTGGCTCCACATAACTGCCAAGTGCTTACAGATGAAGATGAGGCAGATGTGGAAGATGAGGCAGATGTGGAAGATGAGGAAGatgtggaggatgaggaggctGTATTGTTATGGGTAACCATTTAGCTTACCAGGGCTGCACGGTGTGAGACTAATTTGCATCGTTCCTGCAGTGAACGCCCGTGGTGCCACTGTTATTATTAGAGCATTAGCTAATCTGTTCTgtgaagaaagtgtgtgtgggagtcAGCTGCAGTGTTTTGGGTGCGGTTAACAAAAACCAACAATTGTGTTGGACCTTTCGTGTGGTAAGTATAAACGCAAATTTATCCAGTCTTGTTGGAGAGCTTTTAAATtatcagcatgtgtgtgtgtgtgttgtgggtttGTAACTACTGGGACAACCAAAACCCCTGTAGATGCATGTTGCAATGTAGAATCCGATCCAAACACATAGATATGCAGTTAAGAGAAAGGACTTGCTCAAAGGGACTTGCTCACTGGCTTTCTGGCAGTCCTGGgttttaaactcacaaccttcataTTGGCAGCTAAGTAGGAATTTAAAGGCAAGTGACCACCAGTGGTGGATGCATTAGATGCATTTTACGTTTACTAATCGGACTAATCCGTGCATTTTTGTGGAACGGTTCACCTGCAGACACTGCGTGGTGCTGCTGCTGACCTTTACTTCATTCCTTTCGTTCGACAGGAGGCATTGTGTGAGGAAGAAGTGGGTTTCGATCCGAAAGATCCAAACCGACCACGCTTCACTCTGCAAGAGCTGCGAGATGTCCTGCACGAGAGAAATGAGCTGAAGGCCAAAGTGTTCATGCTGCAAGAGGAAATTGCGTATTACAAAAGGTCAGCCATTTTGCTTTGTCTTTATTGTATTAAATGTTCACAGACAGTCAGTTCTCATTTCCTTCATCATAAAGGTGACTGGAGGATAAAGATAAGTTCTGATCACTTGGCCATAGTGTATtatgtttgtaaaaataattaataaaaatgtactaaATAATGTCAAAATAGCACTCCACCTGTATTATAATCTAGTGTGATGTACGATTTTAATATGCTATTAAATATATAAgggataaaacaaaaaatataacatgctgttataggaaaataatcaatgtcagGGTGTCATGGTGTGATGcattaccatcctgaagttctattaacagcatgtcctaaagtgttttattcctcttatacctcagctgTTTGcctatttttaattattaaaatccaCATCataatttgtattcatttatagttacattcacaagttagttcctgttatcatttacactATAAACAGATGCCCCCTcagttttctctcttgaagataactGACAAACCACAAAGCGCAAAGTGAAGACATCTCGGAAGTGACAGCTtcatctctgactgttacaaaacactgacactggagactccttccaaaaatgctaaataaatgtctcctcatgCAAAATATCACCGTATCagtatcagaacacacacatacacacgaatGAGTGTCCTTGATTATGTTACGAGcgttttaatataaaactgtgatttgcgtTACAGCCAGGAATACTATCAGagtcctgaccaatcagaatcgagaattcaacagcgctgtggtataacaagCTGAGTCATTCAGTCAGTAAAAAGCCATTTTTGATTCATCAATAAACTTGTGTGTTCTCCTTTATCCAGTGAAGAGCAGGAAGATGATGCACACCCGCCCACTCCGGACCCTTCGCCCACGCTCAGGCCCCGCTCCCGAACCAGTGCCCAGCCAGAGTCTGGCATAAAGCGCTTGTGCGTACCGCAAAGTTCCTCCTACTTCTTCTTAGGcttgcttctctctctttctctctctttctctctctctctctctctctctcacacaaacacacacaaacacacacacttagagggAACCATGCCCAGAAGAGCTCATATTTCCGCCTTGCAAATCCCGTATTGCTACTTTCAAGCACATGCAGTCAATATTATAGACCAAAAAGGTAATAAACATCTGTTACTGATGTCTAGATTGAATATCATTTGGACGTGCTGTTTcagcatgtcatgttttttGCACCCTTGTGGCATGATCATTATTAATCCTGATGTCACTGGAGCATTCTGGCTAATATTGTACGAGCAGGTCCATCGTCTTATGTACAACTTCCCCGAACAGAGGAGGTATTTCGGCAGAAGTCCAGTGTTAGCAGGAGCTATTTTGTGGTTTCTGTTCCCTCTTTTGCTCAACTCTCCGTGTCTGTGCCTTTCTGCAACAGGATCTTCACAGCCATTATGCCGATGGTGGCGGCTGGCCTTATTGCAGATGACCCCACTTTACAGCCAATCAGACGACTTGTTTCTCTTGTACGGCCCTTTTTCATTGTTGACCTTTGTGTTCTGTTTTTAATACCTTACCATAGCcatgcatgcttttttttttttttttttttttggcactgcATGCCCCTTCCTCATTACCTCTCATTGGAGGTGGTCGTAACACCAAGAatattctgattggctgattgtggGGTTGTGCTGTCTGGAGTTTGTTAGCAGGAAGGTCGTTAGAATCAGCCAGTCAGAATAAGAACAGCATTTCCTCTTCGCCTGCTCCAGCTCACATGCTAACACTTGTGACTTAACCATGACCCACTGCCTTACTAAGGATTTTAAAACCCTAACAATGATTAGCCCAGcacttttctgtgtgtttcctgGTGTGACTCACTGTCAGATGGATGGCTGAAATGTTTGTGTGAAGTGCTTACTTGATCTAAGGAGGGGGGTCACAGGGTGATTTCATGACTGGGGTGCCACATTTAGCCAACTTTCAATCTACGAAATCATGCATTTCCAttcaaaaaatgtgtttgacTAGCAACATCtcatttttacaaggtttcttttctGATcatggctgcattttgctcttaaagtAGTAAcagggtggagttttttttagaacagaactagcaaatgcacaaaatataGTTGACTAGAAGCCATATTAATGGCATGAGGACACTAAGAACTTTCTAAcgagttaattattttaaaattattttcaaccTATAATCTTGGTCATGCGGTTTTACTTTCCAAATGATCTCGTCAGTCAATAATACTGAAAGTGAttcatggaaaaggatgttttaaGCATGAGATGTAAAATGGATTAACACAGTAATGAAGAAATAAGATTTTGATGTTGTCTGTGTTTATCTGCAACATGCATGCAGGTTGTCATAAAGGACACTTCATCTTtcacctgtgtttaaaatgtcttttactttaatatacatatttgtGAAAGGAATATCAGTGGAACACCCCAGTCGT
This is a stretch of genomic DNA from Pangasianodon hypophthalmus isolate fPanHyp1 chromosome 17, fPanHyp1.pri, whole genome shotgun sequence. It encodes these proteins:
- the rilpl1 gene encoding RILP-like protein 1 isoform X1, which translates into the protein MEAFGSALEKNVADLTVMDVYDIAAVVGQEFERIIDQYGCEALARLMPKVVRVLEILEVLVSRNSISPETEELRLELDKLRLERLDRLEREKKHKKELELVEDVWRGEAQDLLSQIAQLQEENKTLLNNLSLKDCPMTEEDVQRQEGMSERERQVMKKLKEVVDKQRDEIRAKDRELTLKNEDVEALQQQQNRLMKINHDLRHKITVVEAQGKALIEQKVELEAFAQARQQELASLRQEVSRLRERLQGEKKSPETEEPPAPPSPAQNLLPKPVLSCDPPPSLAPHNCQVLTDEDEADVEDEADVEDEEDVEDEEAVLLWEALCEEEVGFDPKDPNRPRFTLQELRDVLHERNELKAKVFMLQEEIAYYKSEEQEDDAHPPTPDPSPTLRPRSRTSAQPESGIKRLFSFFSRDKRRSSQRGTAQFEDSYSPWSRKDDVYTEQAQEALQHM
- the rilpl1 gene encoding RILP-like protein 1 isoform X3 — protein: MEAFGSALEKNVADLTVMDVYDIAAVVGQEFERIIDQYGCEALARLMPKVVRVLEILEVLVSRNSISPETEELRLELDKLRLERLDRLEREKKHKKELELVEDVWRGEAQDLLSQIAQLQEENKTLLNNLSLKDCPMTEEDVQRQEGMSERERQVMKKLKEVVDKQRDEIRAKDRELTLKNEDVEALQQQQNRLMKINHDLRHKITVVEAQGKALIEQKVELEAFAQARQQELASLRQEVSRLRERLQGEKKSPETEEPPAPPSPAQEALCEEEVGFDPKDPNRPRFTLQELRDVLHERNELKAKVFMLQEEIAYYKSEEQEDDAHPPTPDPSPTLRPRSRTSAQPESGIKRLFSFFSRDKRRSSQRGTAQFEDSYSPWSRKDDVYTEQAQEALQHM
- the rilpl1 gene encoding RILP-like protein 1 isoform X2; translation: MEAFGSALEKNVADLTVMDVYDIAAVVGQEFERIIDQYGCEALARLMPKVVRVLEILEVLVSRNSISPETEELRLELDKLRLERLDRLEREKKHKKELELVEDVWRGEAQDLLSQIAQLQEENKTLLNNLSLKDCPMTEEDVQRQEGMSERERQVMKKLKEVVDKQRDEIRAKDRELTLKNEDVEALQQQQNRLMKINHDLRHKITVVEAQGKALIEQKVELEAFAQARQQELASLRQEVSRLRERLQGEKKSPETEEPPAPPSPAQNLLPKPVLSCDPPPSLAPHNCQVLTDEDEADVEDEADVEDEEDVEDEEAVLLWEALCEEEVGFDPKDPNRPRFTLQELRDVLHERNELKAKVFMLQEEIAYYKSEEQEDDAHPPTPDPSPTLRPRSRTSAQPESGIKRLIFTAIMPMVAAGLIADDPTLQPIRRLVSLV